In Fervidobacterium thailandense, the DNA window GTAAACCGTTATCAGGTGCAACGAAGTAGTACTTCTCCGTCTTCACCGCAATCGCCTTCCGCGCGGTTCCCACACCGTAGTCAACGACTGTCAGGAATATTGTACCTTTCGGGAACCAATCAACACTTCTATCAAGCACGTACATTGCCTCGCGTACGTTGTACGGGGTGATGTTGTGTGTCAGGTCGACGATCTCGACATCCGTAATGGACCTCATTACACCTTTACAGATACCAACATAATGCGAGTTACCCCAATCCGTTATGAAGACGATCATTCTGCATCCTCCCTCCCCGCAGCAAAACTCCAGAGTTTCAACAACCATTTTACCACAAAATCGATGAGGAACGGAATCACCTCGTCGGAGGGAAGGAAACGAGGGTTGTGAAGACCAACGATCTCGTCACCGGTTCTGGTGCCTGCCCAAAACATCAGGGATGGATATTTGAGCGAAAAGAAACCAAAGTCTTCGCCTGTGTACTTCATACCGCAATCGATGATAGAATACCCGTTATCCACAACAAAGTTTTCGAAGAGTTCAACCAACTCAGCTTCGTTCACAACGGGTGGGTACAAACTTCCACGCCTGATCGTTCCTCCGTAAGTAGAAGCCATCAAGCTTAGGTTCTCAAAAGTTTTCGCAACGATCTCGAGCGTTTCGCCACGTATCGAACCTTCAACCACTGCCTCATCCGAGAGCTGGTTTCTCACGTTTCCGGCCCGCATCTTTCCGAAGCCCACAAGCACACGCCTACCAACATCGTCACAATCGAGCGGCTCGCTGTAAAACCGGTGCAAAAATCTAACGGCCTTTTCAAGTGCGTCCACGCCCCTGAATTTCTGAGCGATGTGGACTGACCTTCCGGTGAAAACTGCATCTACCTCCATTGCGCACGCAAAGAGTGTCCCTCTTGTGGTGGCAAACTCTCCAAGTTTGTACTCATCGGTTACGTGTAGTGCGGTTGCAAACTTCACCTTGTAGCGCTCGCGCATTTCCTCCAAAACGTACTTTGCACCACCGATCGTCTCTTCCGCAGGCTGGAACACGAAGAGATAGTTGCCGGGCAACTTATCTTCAACTATTCTTAGCAAAACCCCATACGCCACCGCCATGTGTACGTCGTGACCGCATGCGTGCATATTCGAATTTTTTGATGAGTACGTCCAACCGGTCTCCTCGCGGATTGGGAGGGCGTCCATATCGGCCCTGTATAGCACCGTCGGCAACTCCGGCTCGGACTCCAGATATACGAGCAAGCCTGTTTTCGCTATCGTAGAGGCTCTCAGTCCGAGGGACTCAACAGCTTCGATCAAGATCCGCTGCGTTTGAGCCTCCGAAAACGCCAACTCAGGAGTTTGGTGCAACAGATGTCTGAGTTCCACCGGAGACAATCTCGAGCTCAACTTAAGTCACCTCAACTTCCAATTTCAAATGTTACCTGAACGATTATACCACAAAAAATTAAGCCGGCGGGATCGTCCCGCCGGCCGTGACTCTCCATCGCGCCGCTTAGTCTTTCATTAGCCCTCGAGCTTTTTGTGGCAGAACCACCAATCGTAACATTCGTATTCCTTGAGTCTCTTTTCAGCCGTTGCACAGTCGGTTGCCGGTGGAATGATGACCCTGTCACCGAGCAGTTCGTTGTTTGGCCAGTTGGCAGGAATTGCAACTTTGTTCTGATCACTAAGTTGCAAACCTTTAACCATTCTGAGTATTTCGTCCATGTTCCTTCCAAGTTCCTGTGGATAGTAGAGCGAAGCCCTCAAGATACCGTTCGGATCAATGATGAAGACCGCCCTAACCGTGTTCGTACCCTTACCCTCGTGAATCATACCGAAGAGTTCAGCGATCTGTCCCCTGTCGTCCGCAATGATCGGGAATTGGATCTCAATCCCAAGTTTCTCCTTGATCCACTCGACCCACTTGATGTGGGAAAACACCTGGTCGATGCTCAAACCGATCAACTCGGTGTTCAGTTTCTTGAACTCCTCGTACCTCTTCTGGAACGCAACGAACTCCGTCGTACAAACCGGTGTGAAGTCCGCCGGGTGGCTGAAAAGTACGACCCACTTACCAGCGTAGTCTTTTGGGAAGTTAATAACACCATGCGTCGTTTTCGCTGTGAACTCGGGAACCTTGTCACCAATCAGCGGGAATCCCATAACCTCTACCTCCTTTTTGCCAGCTTTTCTCTCGGTTTTGCTTTCATTTGAACATAACCGTATAGGGATTTTACAATCACATTTATGAGAACCACTATAATTTTATACCTAATCTAATTCATAATCAATTAACTTTGAGTAACTTTTCCGGACATTAATATTACAAATGTATTGTATTTGTTCCACACAGCGCCGATGCTTGCGAATCACTGTCTCGCGATTTTGAGTTTAAAGTTAATTTTGGTATAATTTCGATGATGAAGCTACGAGATGTTCCCCAAGAGTAAACAAGAGTAAAATAGAAACGGTAATAAACACTTTTTCGTGAATTAGTAGACTTTTTCTGTCTATTTTCGTATTTTAACCTTGGCATATTTTGTGTTATCCTTGTAAAGTAGACTTTTTCTGTCTAAATTTTCCGAAAGGAGGGATTTTGGTGAATTTTTCGGTCTTTCTTGTGAGCTTTTTCACATGGATGGTACTTACTTGGTCACTCGACCCTCAGGAGCTCGCGATAGGACTTTTGGTCTCCTTCGTCGTTTCGGTTGTCTTTAAAAGGTATTACAAGATAACACTTGATGCGAAATTTCCAGTGAGGTTTTTGAGGTTCGTGTTCGTTTACGTCCCCGTTTTTATGTGGGAGATGATCAAAGCGAATCTCGATGTGGGTTCCAGGGTGATCATGCCCGATATGGGATTGAAACCGGGGTTTGTGAAGGTAAGAACGGACTTAAAAAGTGAAGTGGGGAAACTCGTCCTGGCAAATTCCATTACGTTAACTCCCGGCACGATAACACTCGATATCGATGGGCAAGAACTTCACGTACACTGGATAGAAGTCTCCGGTACAGATGAGTCATCAAAGAAAGCCATTTACGGTAGATTTGAAAAGGTTCTTAAGGGGGTGTTTGAATGAAGAGTTTGAGCGGAATTTCACTCGTTGATTGGCTCGTATACGGACTAACGGGATTT includes these proteins:
- a CDS encoding M20 family metallopeptidase, which encodes MSSRLSPVELRHLLHQTPELAFSEAQTQRILIEAVESLGLRASTIAKTGLLVYLESEPELPTVLYRADMDALPIREETGWTYSSKNSNMHACGHDVHMAVAYGVLLRIVEDKLPGNYLFVFQPAEETIGGAKYVLEEMRERYKVKFATALHVTDEYKLGEFATTRGTLFACAMEVDAVFTGRSVHIAQKFRGVDALEKAVRFLHRFYSEPLDCDDVGRRVLVGFGKMRAGNVRNQLSDEAVVEGSIRGETLEIVAKTFENLSLMASTYGGTIRRGSLYPPVVNEAELVELFENFVVDNGYSIIDCGMKYTGEDFGFFSLKYPSLMFWAGTRTGDEIVGLHNPRFLPSDEVIPFLIDFVVKWLLKLWSFAAGREDAE
- a CDS encoding peroxiredoxin, coding for MGFPLIGDKVPEFTAKTTHGVINFPKDYAGKWVVLFSHPADFTPVCTTEFVAFQKRYEEFKKLNTELIGLSIDQVFSHIKWVEWIKEKLGIEIQFPIIADDRGQIAELFGMIHEGKGTNTVRAVFIIDPNGILRASLYYPQELGRNMDEILRMVKGLQLSDQNKVAIPANWPNNELLGDRVIIPPATDCATAEKRLKEYECYDWWFCHKKLEG
- a CDS encoding Na+/H+ antiporter subunit E, translating into MNFSVFLVSFFTWMVLTWSLDPQELAIGLLVSFVVSVVFKRYYKITLDAKFPVRFLRFVFVYVPVFMWEMIKANLDVGSRVIMPDMGLKPGFVKVRTDLKSEVGKLVLANSITLTPGTITLDIDGQELHVHWIEVSGTDESSKKAIYGRFEKVLKGVFE